A single Sporichthyaceae bacterium DNA region contains:
- a CDS encoding dihydrofolate reductase family protein, protein MAKLIYLTNVSLDGYIEDERGVFDLFPYDDDVFAFTTGLLRSVCTLLYGRRLYETMAVWETDAAIAAQSDLMGDFATAWQAPNKVVYSTTLDAVSTTNTRIERRFDRAAVQELKDAAGGDVLIGGAHLAAQAVQAGLVDEYQLFVWPVVLGGGKPALTSDTRVDFELIDDRRFGNGVVHLRYRIPT, encoded by the coding sequence ATGGCCAAGCTGATCTATCTGACGAACGTGTCCCTTGACGGCTACATCGAGGACGAACGCGGCGTCTTCGACCTGTTCCCGTACGACGACGACGTATTCGCGTTCACCACCGGCCTCCTGCGGTCCGTGTGCACGCTCCTCTACGGTCGGCGCCTGTACGAAACGATGGCCGTGTGGGAGACCGACGCCGCCATCGCCGCGCAGTCCGACCTCATGGGCGACTTCGCGACCGCATGGCAGGCGCCGAACAAGGTCGTCTACTCCACGACCCTGGACGCGGTGTCCACCACCAACACCCGGATCGAACGCCGCTTCGACCGCGCCGCGGTGCAGGAACTGAAGGACGCGGCCGGCGGCGACGTCCTGATCGGAGGCGCGCACCTCGCGGCGCAGGCCGTCCAGGCCGGGCTGGTCGACGAGTACCAACTGTTCGTCTGGCCCGTGGTCCTCGGCGGAGGCAAGCCCGCGCTGACCAGCGACACCCGCGTCGACTTCGAGCTGATCGATGACCGCCGGTTCGGCAACGGCGTCGTACACCTCCGCTACCGCATCCCGACCTGA
- a CDS encoding TetR family transcriptional regulator, which translates to MARVTRAESKERTRQRLLAEAQRLFLERGYAATSLEQIAEAAEVTKGAIYGHFASKEDLLLTVIEAGRDATPNHVTMLYDESRPLRERLAEFSRAVAVEEPGDKAELAMFLEFFAALLRAPDLLQRYSSGIERRLQELADADGDELTSGATAVQAWAIGQALVVGLQIYQRLAPGLVTPEVFERALGLLAHLYQEQ; encoded by the coding sequence GTGGCCAGGGTGACCAGAGCGGAGTCCAAGGAGCGCACGCGGCAGCGGCTGCTGGCGGAGGCGCAGCGGCTGTTCCTCGAGCGCGGCTACGCCGCGACATCGCTGGAGCAGATCGCGGAGGCGGCGGAGGTGACCAAGGGCGCCATCTACGGGCACTTCGCCAGCAAGGAGGATCTCCTGCTCACCGTGATCGAAGCAGGCCGGGACGCGACCCCCAATCACGTGACCATGCTCTACGACGAGTCGCGGCCCCTGCGCGAGCGGCTGGCGGAGTTCAGCCGCGCCGTCGCCGTGGAGGAGCCCGGCGACAAGGCGGAGCTGGCAATGTTTCTGGAGTTCTTCGCCGCGCTGCTGCGTGCCCCGGACCTGCTGCAGCGCTACAGCAGCGGAATCGAACGCCGCCTCCAGGAACTGGCCGACGCCGATGGCGACGAGCTCACCTCGGGGGCCACGGCCGTCCAGGCCTGGGCCATCGGCCAGGCGCTGGTGGTCGGCCTGCAGATCTACCAGCGCCTGGCCCCCGGTCTGGTCACCCCGGAGGTGTTCGAACGCGCGCTCGGTCTGCTGGCCCACCTCTACCAGGAACAGTAG